The genomic window CTATTTCGGCGACATGGCCGAATACGGCTCCGGCGGAACGGCCACCACCGTCAAGGATGCTTCCGGCATACGCCTGCTCGGCGTCAGCCCCAAGTCCCGAAACCTCGGCGTGGGCAAGGCCTTGACCCAGACCTGCATCCAGCTGGCCCGGGAGAAGGGGCACGCCCAGGTCATCCTGCACACGACGCAGGCGATGCGGATCGCCTGGCAGCTCTACGAGCGGCTGGGCTTCGTGCGGTCGGAGGACCTGGACTTCTCGCAGCAGGACCTTCCCGTCTTCGGATTCAGGCTCCCCCTGGTGTCCGTGGATGATGCTCCGTGGGTGACACCCTGACGCCACCCCTTTCCCTCAGGCCACGCCCATGCCCCCACCTGCCTGGTCCCTGCGACGCCTGACCTCGGTCGACGAGGCGCAGATCGACGGCCTCGCCAGCCTGCTGATCGACTGCGTCGAAGGCGGAGCCTCGGTGGGCTTCATGCAGCCGCTGACCCGGGACCGTGCCTCGGCCTTCTGGCGCCGCATCGCTCGGGGCGTGGCGGCAGGAGAGCGCGCGCTGCTGATCGCCGAGGATGCCGAGGGCATCTGCGGCACCGTGCAGCTGGTGCTCGACCAGCCCGAGAACCAGCCGCACCGCGCCGATCTGGCGAAGATGCTGGTGCATCGACGGGCCCGCCGTCAGGGCTTGGGCGCCGCCTTGATGCGAGCCGCCGAGCGCACGGCCCGGGACTGCGGCCGGACGCTGCTGGTGCTCGACGCCGTCACCGGGGGCGAGGCCGCCCGGCTGTACGCAAGCCTGGGCTGGGTGCGCGTGGGAGAGATCCCCGGGTACGCCTTGTTTCCGCAGGGCGGGCCTTGCAGCACGACGGTCTTCTACCGCAACCTCGGCGGCTGAGGGCCCGGCCCACCCAAAGAAGGAGGTTCCGATGACCGCATCGATCTTCATTGGCGCCAGCGTGGATGGCTTCATCGCCCGCCCCAACGGGGACCTCGACTGGTTGCCGGCGGACGGGGGCGAATCCCACGGGTACGACGAGTTCATGGCCAGCGTGGATGCGCTGGTCATGGGCCGTCACACCTTCGAGAAGGTCCTGACCTTCGGCGCATGGCCCTATGGGAACAAGCGCGTGGTGGTCCTGAGCAGCCGGCCTGTCGATGGGGCCGCGGCCACCAGGAGTGCAGAGGGCGCCGAGGCCATCGTGGAGCACATGGCCGGCACTCCGGCCGAGGTCGTCTCCAGGCTTGCCGCGAGCGGTGCCCATCACCTGTACATCGATGGCGGGATCACCCTCCAGGCCTTCCTGCGCGCCGGACTCATCCACCGCCTGATCCTCACGCGCGTCCCGGTGCTTCTCGGCGAGGGCATCCCCCTCTTCGGCAGCCTGCCCCGAGATGTGCGGCTGACCCACATCGCGACCCGAGCCTTTCCCAGCGGTCTGGTCCAGAGTGAATACCGGATCGCCACCCAGCTCTGACCCAACCCCATGACCGACACCTTCCATACGCGCCTTCCCACCCTCGCGGACGCCGACCTGCGGCGGATCCTGGAGCATCCCTCGGACTACCGCACGGATGCGGTGGAGGCTGCCCTGGCGGAGCTCGGCCGGCGGGGCCACCCCGTCAGTGCGGAGGACCAAGCACGGATCCGGGCCAGCCTCACGCAGCGTGACACGAATCGGGCGGCAGCCTCGGGCTGGGAGCACGCCGGCCTGCTCGGAACGAACCGCAAAGCCCGTTTCGCCCGCATCCGCGGCATCACCAGCCTCCTGCTGGCCGGGGGCCTGGGCAGCGCGGTCGCCATCTACCTCACCGCCCCGCCCCGGCGGCCCAACCCCCTCGGCTACGAGCCCGAGGACACCAAGCGGTACCTGCGCGACCTGGAGCTCTACGGCGGGAAGGCGAATGTGCTGGCCACTGAGTTCCGGCGCTGGTTCGACGGGCTGTGGCAGGGGCGGAAGCTGGCCTACACCGTGGCCACGCTGACGGTCCTTCTGGCCTTCGCCTTCTGGTTTCTGGCCACCCGCGCCCTTCCTGAAACCGAAGCCGAGCCCTGATGATCCCCAGGGGCCTGCCGCGGGTCCCCAACCTCCTTGACGGGCCGCCAAGGGGGATCATGTTGGAGCCCTTCACCCCGAAAGGGGTCCGGAGGAGAACCCATGACTCATGCTCCCGCCCTGGTGATCAGCCTCTGCCTCGCCACCTCCCCGGCCCCCGCCCAGGACCCGGCCAAGACCGATCCCGGGAAGTACATCGTGATCCTCGAGAATGCGCGGACGCGGGTGCTGGAGTTCCGGGACCATCCCGGCGACCGGACCCACGCACATCGCCACCCGGATTCGGTGCTCTACGCCCTCAGCGACTTCGCCCGTCGCCTGACCTTTCCGGACGGGAGATCCATGACCCGGACCTTCAAAAAGGGCGATGTCGTGTTCCTGGAGGGGCAGATCCACGTCGGCGAGAACATCGGCGCCAGCGACACCCATGTGATCCTCGTGGAATTCAAGGAGCCCCTGCCATCGCTCCCACCCTCGCCCAGGACTGCCCCGGCCCTTCCCTGAATCGCCCCCGCCGGCGGACACTGACCGGATGCGATCCCGCGCCCCGAAGCCCGCCCCCAGCCCGCCCTGGCCCGCCAAGCCCGGGCTGCACCCCCGCAATCGACACGCCGGGGGGTATGACTTCCCACAGCTGGTGAAGATTTCTCCAGACCTGGCGCCCTTCGTGGTCCGCGCCGTCCATGGCGGCCCCTCCATCGACTTTGCAGATCCGGCGGCGGTGAAGGCCCTGAACCGGGCCCTGCTCCTCCAGGCCTATGGCATCCGCGGCTGGGAGTTGCCCCCGGGTTACCTGTGCCCGCCCGTGCCGGGCCGCGCGGACTACCTGCACCATCTAGCGGACCTGCTGGCGGCCTCCAACGGGAGCGTGATCCCCCGGGGCCCGGGCGTGCGCGTCCTGGATGTGGGCGTGGGCGCCAATGTCATCTACCCCCTGGTGGGCCACGGCGAATATGGCTGGGCCTTTGTGGGCTCGGACATCGACGAAGCCGCCCTGGCCTCGGCCACGCGCATCCTGGCGGCCAATCCCGGCCTGGAGACCGCCATCACGCTGCGGCGGCAACCGGACCGGGGGGCCATCTTCGCAGGCGTGCTGGGCTCCGGAGAGCGCTTCGACCTGACGCTCTGCAACCCGCCCTTCCACGGGTCGCTGCGGGAGGCCCGGGAGGGTACCCAGCGGAAATGGCGCAACCTGGGGCGCGGCACCTCCACCAAACCCCTGCTCAACTTCGGGGGCCAAGGGGTCGAGCTCTGGTGCGAGGGCGGCGAGGCGGGCTTCGCCCGACGCATGGTCGCAGAAAGCCGGGCCTTCGGCACCCAGGTGCTCTGGTTCACCACCCTGCTCTCCAGCTCCGCCAGCCTGCCCGCCGTCCACCGGGCGCTGCGGCAGGCGGGAGCGCAGGAGATCCGCACCGTCCCCATGGCCCAGGGCCAGAAGCAGAGCCGCTTCGTGGCCTGGACCTTCCTGTCCCCGGAGGCCCGGGAAGCTTGGCAAAGCGGGTGGGAAGGGTTGTGATCCAATATTTCGGACAACTCAGTATGATTTATGGATTGCCGGAGCTTCCATGTCCTTCCTTCGCATCCTCCCCGCCCAGGTCGCCCTGCTGCTGCTGGCCGCTCTCTTCATGCGCCTGGGCTTCCCGCTGATCATGATCGTCCCCATGACCGTGCTGCTCATGCTGGGGCTCCTGGTGCCCTGGGCCGAGGCCCGGGCCCTGATGGCGGGCGTCATGGGGTTCTGCTCGCTCCTCTGGGCGTTCATGACCTGGCTGCGGGTGCAGGAGCGCCTGGCCTACGGCGAGCCCTGGTCCCGCCTGGCCGGGATCCTCATGGGCGTGACCCTGTTCACCGCCTGGTCGGCCTGGCTGGTCTGGAGCGCCCGGAAGGCGGACCAGCACCGGTTTGGAACCCCCGGCCTGGGTACGACCAGCTTGGACCAGTCGGCCACCTAGAGCCTGACCGCCCCGGGCTCGAGTGCTCAAGCCGAGTCCGCCCGATTCATCCGCCGCCGGAGGTCTTCCGTGTTCGTCCTTCGCCGCCTTCCCGCCTGCCTCGCCCTCCTGATGCTGGGGGCCCTGTCCCTGCGCCTGGACCTGCCCTTCCCCCTGGCCCTGCCGCTGACCCTGGCGGCCCTGGTGCTGCTCTTCATCGCCAAGGCGGCGATCCAGGCCGCGCTGTCCGCAGGGCTCTGGCTGGGCGCCGTCGCCTGGCTGGGCACGGCCTGGATGCGGGTGGACGAGCGCCTGGCCCACGGGGCGCCGTGGCTGCGCCTGGCCATCATCCTGGGCGCCGTGGCCCTCTTCACTGCCTGGTCGGCGTGGCTGCTGCGCAGCAGGAATGACTGAGCGCGCCTGGAAGTTAGAAGACCGACCAGCCCGTGCGGGTGGTGAAGCGGTCCAGGGCTTCCACCCCGGCCACGCTGTTGCCGTGGTGGTCGAGGGCGGGGCTCCAGGCGCACAGGACGCCGCGCTCGGGCAGCACCGCCAGGATGCCGCCGCCCACGCCGCTCTTGCCGGGCAGGCCCACGCGGTAGGCGAAGTCGCCGGCCGCGTCGTAGGTTCCGCAGGTGAGCATGATCGCGTTGATGCGCTTGGCTTCGCTGCGCGTGAGCAGGCGCGAACCGTCGGCCCGCAGGCCGTGGTTGGCCAGGAAGAGGCCCGCCTTGGCAAGATCCGCGCAGCTCATGGTGAGGGCGCACTGCCGGACATAGTGGTCGAGCACGCGCTCCACCGGGTTCTCCAGGTTGCCGCAGCTGGCCATGAAGTGCGCCAGGGCCGCGTTCCGGTGGCCGTGGGCAGCTTCGGACGCGGCCACCTCGGGATCCAGGTCCACCCCCGGGTTGCCGCTCTCGGCGCGCAGGAAGGCTCGCAGGGTGCCCAGGGAATCACCCGTTTGCGAGAGCAGGCGGTCGATGAGGATGAGGGCACCGGCGTTGATGAAGGGATTGCGCGGGATCCCCTTCTCGTATTCCAGCTGCACCAGTGAATTGAAGGGGTTGCCCGAAGGCTCGCGGCCCACGCGCCTCCACAGGGCCTCGCCATCTCCGGCCAGCACCAGGGCCAGCGAGAAGGCCTTGGACACGCTCTGGATGGAGAAGGGCGCGCGCCAGTCACCGCTGCCGAGGAGCTGCCCGTCCACCGTGGCCAGGGCGATCCCGAACCGCGCGGGATCCACCGCCGCGAGGGCCGGAATGTAGTCCGCCACCTTGCCTTGCGCCGCAAACGGCGCGGCCTCGGCGGCCAGGTCATCGAGGAGGGCTTGAAGATCCATGCCCCCAGAATCCCACAGGCCTTCGGGTTTAGGATGGTCCCCATGACGCCCCTCGCCACCGACCTCCTGCCCCTGTTCCGCCGCGACCTGCGCTGCTTCATCCGCGAGGTCGGGCTGTTCCCCGACGACGCGGCGCTCTGGCGCACGGTGCCGGGCATCGCCAATAGCGCGGGCAACCTGGCCCTCCACCTCTCAGGCAACCTGCAGCACTTCGTGGGCGCCGTGCTGGGCGGAACGGGCTACGCCCGCCAGCGCGAACGGGAATTCGCCCAGCGGGAGGGCACCCGGGCATCCGTCGTCGCGGAGCTGGAAGCCGCCCTCGCCGCGGTGGAGGCGGGCCTGACGGCCCTGACCCCAGATGTCCAGGCGGCCCCCTTCCCGGTCCCGGTGGGCCCCCACCACCCCCCCACGGGGATCTTCCTGATGCACCTGGCCACACACCTGGCCTTTCATCTGGGCCAGGCAGGCTACCTGCGCCGTGCCCTCACGGGCGATCCGGCCAGCGCCGGAGCCATGGCCGTGGCCGACCTGCTGGAGCAGCGATGACCGATCCGCGCAGCACCCCCACACCCGCTCCCGACGAAGCGCTGCTGACCCCCCTCCGGGCCGGTGCCCTGCTGGGCGTCCTGGTGGCCCTGTGGACCTTCACCATGGGCTTCACGGGCTGGTACCGGCACCCCAACCTGCTCTTCCTCTTCTGGTTGGTCATCCCCCTCCAGATCGTGGTGCTGGTGTGGATGCTCCGCAAGACGGCCCCCACCGCGGGCTACCTGCGCCAGGTGCAGAACGGCGTGGGGGCCTCGGTCATCGCCTCGATGATCATCTTCATGGCCAGCCTCCTCTTCACGATGGTGGTGTTCCCCAGCTACTTCGCCGAACTGGAGGCCTTGGGCCGGATCCAGATGGCGAAGCAGGGTCTGAGCCCCGAGCAGATCGAGGCCGTGGTGAAGGCCCAGGCCCCCATGCAGAAGCCCCTGGGCAGCGCCTTCGCGGGCGCCCTGGGCACCTGGATCACGGGCCTCTTCACCTCCCTGGTGGCCGCGGCCTGGTACCGGAAGCGCTAGGGCCTCAGCGTTCGTTCCGGATCGCCGCCACGAGATCGAGCGGGAAGCGCCGGCCCGCAAGGGCGTCGTCCAGGCAGCGCAGCACCCAGCCCGAACGCAGCGGAGCGGCGGCCAGTTCCGCACGGGTGAGCCAGTGGCAGCGGAGGATGTCGGGATCTTCGGGCGCGGCCTCGCATCCAGCGGGCACCGTGCCGATGAAGCACACCCGGAAGTAGTCCTTCCCGTTGGCCGCCTTCAGCGGATAGAGGCCCACGATGGCCTGGGGCGTGAAGGCCAGGCCCGTCTCCTCGCGCACTTCCCGGCGCACGGCGTCAAGGAGCGCTTCACCCGGCTCCACATGGCCCGCCGGCTGGTTGATCACGGGCAGGCCCGTGACTTTGTCAGGCTCCTCGACGAAGAGGAAGCGCCCCTCCCGTTCGATGACGGCGGCGACCGTGAGGGCCCACATCAGGCGGGGAGGAAGAGGAAGAAGCCGTTGATGAAGTAGACGAGGCCCACGACCCCCACGGCGAGGCCCAGGTAGTAGACCGGCTTCTGCTTCAGGAGGGCAGCGATGGAGGAGAGGAGGATGGCGATCTGAAGGAAGATCACCGCCAGACCGAAGGCCGTGCCGTGGCCCTGCGCCTCAGTCTTCACCGCCTCGAAGCGCCGAGCCTCCTTCTGGATCTCCGCCTTCTCGCCTTCGTATTTCGCCGTCTTCTTCTCCACATCCGCGAGGCTCTGCTCCAGCAGCGGCAGGGCCGCCTTCGGTGCCAACTGCAGCTCGCGCCTGAGCCGGAGGGCCTCCAGCTCATAGAGGTTCCCCTTGATGCCCTTGGCCTGGTAGTAGGCCCACTGATCCGACGCTTGGCTCTGACTCAGCACGGCGCGGGTGGAATAGCCGCCCCCCTTGAAGGTCGCCAGGGTCGCGCAGACGGCCAGCACCACCGTGGTCAGGGCCAACAGGTTCAGCCAGGGTTCCTTCTTCTCATCGCTCATGGGACTCCGCCGCAACAAGGCTTCATCATTCCATGGAACCGCGACCCGGCGCTTGCCCCAGCTCCCGTGCGGCCTATCGTAGGTGCTGGAGCCATCTGGGATGTGCGTGGTGTGCCGCAGTCCTCCCCTGATCCGGCGCGTGCCCTCCGTTGCCACGACGAGCAAGTTCCCCGTGCCCCATGCGCCCCGGGCGAAGCCAAGGAGGTTTCCATGCTCCACCGCACAGCGCTTTGCATCGGGATCAACCAGTATCAGCACTTCCCCTCGGCCACTCTGAGCGGCTGCGTCAACGATGCCCAGGACATGGCGTCGCTGCTGAAGGATCTGCTGGGCTTCGAGGATTCCGACATCACCCGGCTGTCCGATCAAGCCGCCACGAAGGCCAACATCATGCACGAGCTGAAGCGCATGGTGGAGGGCGCGCTGGCCGGCCGGTACGACCATCTGGTCTTCACCTTCTCCGGTCATGGCACGCAGGTGCCCGACCTGAATCTCGATGAATTCGACCGGGCGGACGAGGCCTTCTGCCCGCACGACCTGGCCCCGAGCGGGCCCCAGTGGGACCGCGATCACCTCATCGTGGATGACGAGCTCCACGACCTGTTCGTGCAGCTGCCCTCGACCGTGATCCTCGAGGTGCTGCTCGACACCTGCCACAGCGGCACGGGGCTCCGGGCCGCGGATCTGCTGATGGACCGCCGGCCCCGCTACCTGCCGCCGCCGTCTATTGAAGCCTTCCGAGACATCGAATACCGCCACGCCCGTCCCGCCCACCAGAAGCTGCTGGAAAAGGGCCTGTCGCACCACATCCTCTGGACCGCCTGCAAGCAGAACCAGACCGCCGCGGATGCCTTCCTCGACGGGGCCTGGCACGGCGCCTTCACCTACCACTTCTGCCGGGAGGCCCGGGCCAGCGGCAACCACCTCTCCCGTGCCAAGGTGCTCGCCAAGATCCGCTCGGACCTCGGCGTCGCCCACTTCACGCAGACGCCGCAGCTGGACTGCGAGGCCGTCACCCGTCACGCCGTCATGAAGGCCGAAGCAGTGCCTGCCAATGTGGCGCCCCTGCCCACGGACATGCCGACCTGACCGGGATTCCCACCTGACATGAACAGGGCGCCTTTCGGCGCCCTGTTTGCGGAAACGCGCAGCGCTTCAGCCTAGTACCGGTAGTGGTCAGCCTTGTACGGGCCTTCGACCGGCACCCCGATGTACTTGGCCTGGTCGGGGCGCAGGGTCGAGAGCCGGGCGTTCAGCGTCTGCAGCTGCAGGCGCGCCACCTGCTCGTCCAGGTGCTTGGGCAGGGTGTAGACGCCCACGGGGTAGTCGCTCTTCTTCGTCCACAGCTCGATCTGGGCCAGGGTCTGGTTGGCGAAGCTGCTGCTCATCACATAGCTGGGGTGGCCCGTGCCGCAGCCCAGGTTCACCAGGCGGCCCTTGGCCAGCAGGATGATGCGGTGGCCGTCGGGGAAGATCACATGGTCCACCTGGGGCTTGATCTCCTCCCACTGGTACTTCTCGATGCCCGCGACATCGATCTCGCTGTCGAAGTGGCCGATGTTGCAGACGATGGCGTTGTGCTTCATGCGGGCCATGTGGTCGTGGGTGATCACATGGAAGTTGCCCGTGGCGGTCACGAAGATGTCGGCCTTGTCGCAGGCTTCGTCCATGGTGACCACGCGGTAGCCCTCCATGGCCGCCTGCAGGGCGCAGATGGGATCGATCTCGGTGACCCACACCTGGGCCGACAGTGCGCGCAGGGCCTGGGCGCTGCCCTTGCCGACATCGCCGTAGCCGCAGACCACGGCGACCTTGCCGGCGACCATCACATCGGTGGCGCGCTTGATGGCGTCCACCAGGGATTCGCGGCAGCCGTACAGATTGTCGAACTTGCTCTTGGTGACGCTGTCGTTGACATTGATGGCGGGGAACTTCAGCTCGCCCTTCTTGGCCATCTCATACAGCCGGTGCACGCCGGTGGTGGTCTCTTCCGTCACGCCCTGGACCTTGGCAAGCTGCGTTGCGTACCAGCCCGGCTTCTCGGCGATGCGCTTGCGGATGGCGGCG from Geothrix sp. includes these protein-coding regions:
- a CDS encoding DinB family protein, which translates into the protein MTPLATDLLPLFRRDLRCFIREVGLFPDDAALWRTVPGIANSAGNLALHLSGNLQHFVGAVLGGTGYARQREREFAQREGTRASVVAELEAALAAVEAGLTALTPDVQAAPFPVPVGPHHPPTGIFLMHLATHLAFHLGQAGYLRRALTGDPASAGAMAVADLLEQR
- a CDS encoding GNAT family N-acetyltransferase, giving the protein MPPPAWSLRRLTSVDEAQIDGLASLLIDCVEGGASVGFMQPLTRDRASAFWRRIARGVAAGERALLIAEDAEGICGTVQLVLDQPENQPHRADLAKMLVHRRARRQGLGAALMRAAERTARDCGRTLLVLDAVTGGEAARLYASLGWVRVGEIPGYALFPQGGPCSTTVFYRNLGG
- a CDS encoding NUDIX hydrolase → MWALTVAAVIEREGRFLFVEEPDKVTGLPVINQPAGHVEPGEALLDAVRREVREETGLAFTPQAIVGLYPLKAANGKDYFRVCFIGTVPAGCEAAPEDPDILRCHWLTRAELAAAPLRSGWVLRCLDDALAGRRFPLDLVAAIRNER
- a CDS encoding GNAT family N-acetyltransferase, coding for MIPQLTIRDLRQAEADALGRLMVEVYSNLEGFPTPDEQPRYYELLANIGSFAQKKEARVLVALAGEELVGGVVYFGDMAEYGSGGTATTVKDASGIRLLGVSPKSRNLGVGKALTQTCIQLAREKGHAQVILHTTQAMRIAWQLYERLGFVRSEDLDFSQQDLPVFGFRLPLVSVDDAPWVTP
- the ahcY gene encoding adenosylhomocysteinase, whose protein sequence is MTVATQDFIVADLGLAAWGRKEIAIAEGEMPALMAIRKEYAAKQPLKGARIAGSLHMTIQTAVLIETLKALGAEVRWASCNIFSTQDHAAAAIAAGGTPVFAVKGETLPDYWDYTHRIFDFEAGANMILDDGGDATLLLHLGARAEQDIHVLDHPDSEEATVLFAAIRKRIAEKPGWYATQLAKVQGVTEETTTGVHRLYEMAKKGELKFPAINVNDSVTKSKFDNLYGCRESLVDAIKRATDVMVAGKVAVVCGYGDVGKGSAQALRALSAQVWVTEIDPICALQAAMEGYRVVTMDEACDKADIFVTATGNFHVITHDHMARMKHNAIVCNIGHFDSEIDVAGIEKYQWEEIKPQVDHVIFPDGHRIILLAKGRLVNLGCGTGHPSYVMSSSFANQTLAQIELWTKKSDYPVGVYTLPKHLDEQVARLQLQTLNARLSTLRPDQAKYIGVPVEGPYKADHYRY
- a CDS encoding DUF4337 domain-containing protein, whose translation is MSDEKKEPWLNLLALTTVVLAVCATLATFKGGGYSTRAVLSQSQASDQWAYYQAKGIKGNLYELEALRLRRELQLAPKAALPLLEQSLADVEKKTAKYEGEKAEIQKEARRFEAVKTEAQGHGTAFGLAVIFLQIAILLSSIAALLKQKPVYYLGLAVGVVGLVYFINGFFLFLPA
- a CDS encoding glutaminase — encoded protein: MDLQALLDDLAAEAAPFAAQGKVADYIPALAAVDPARFGIALATVDGQLLGSGDWRAPFSIQSVSKAFSLALVLAGDGEALWRRVGREPSGNPFNSLVQLEYEKGIPRNPFINAGALILIDRLLSQTGDSLGTLRAFLRAESGNPGVDLDPEVAASEAAHGHRNAALAHFMASCGNLENPVERVLDHYVRQCALTMSCADLAKAGLFLANHGLRADGSRLLTRSEAKRINAIMLTCGTYDAAGDFAYRVGLPGKSGVGGGILAVLPERGVLCAWSPALDHHGNSVAGVEALDRFTTRTGWSVF
- a CDS encoding dihydrofolate reductase family protein, giving the protein MTASIFIGASVDGFIARPNGDLDWLPADGGESHGYDEFMASVDALVMGRHTFEKVLTFGAWPYGNKRVVVLSSRPVDGAAATRSAEGAEAIVEHMAGTPAEVVSRLAASGAHHLYIDGGITLQAFLRAGLIHRLILTRVPVLLGEGIPLFGSLPRDVRLTHIATRAFPSGLVQSEYRIATQL
- the rlmF gene encoding 23S rRNA (adenine(1618)-N(6))-methyltransferase RlmF yields the protein MRSRAPKPAPSPPWPAKPGLHPRNRHAGGYDFPQLVKISPDLAPFVVRAVHGGPSIDFADPAAVKALNRALLLQAYGIRGWELPPGYLCPPVPGRADYLHHLADLLAASNGSVIPRGPGVRVLDVGVGANVIYPLVGHGEYGWAFVGSDIDEAALASATRILAANPGLETAITLRRQPDRGAIFAGVLGSGERFDLTLCNPPFHGSLREAREGTQRKWRNLGRGTSTKPLLNFGGQGVELWCEGGEAGFARRMVAESRAFGTQVLWFTTLLSSSASLPAVHRALRQAGAQEIRTVPMAQGQKQSRFVAWTFLSPEAREAWQSGWEGL
- a CDS encoding caspase family protein — its product is MLHRTALCIGINQYQHFPSATLSGCVNDAQDMASLLKDLLGFEDSDITRLSDQAATKANIMHELKRMVEGALAGRYDHLVFTFSGHGTQVPDLNLDEFDRADEAFCPHDLAPSGPQWDRDHLIVDDELHDLFVQLPSTVILEVLLDTCHSGTGLRAADLLMDRRPRYLPPPSIEAFRDIEYRHARPAHQKLLEKGLSHHILWTACKQNQTAADAFLDGAWHGAFTYHFCREARASGNHLSRAKVLAKIRSDLGVAHFTQTPQLDCEAVTRHAVMKAEAVPANVAPLPTDMPT
- a CDS encoding DUF4199 domain-containing protein, with product MTDPRSTPTPAPDEALLTPLRAGALLGVLVALWTFTMGFTGWYRHPNLLFLFWLVIPLQIVVLVWMLRKTAPTAGYLRQVQNGVGASVIASMIIFMASLLFTMVVFPSYFAELEALGRIQMAKQGLSPEQIEAVVKAQAPMQKPLGSAFAGALGTWITGLFTSLVAAAWYRKR